A genomic region of Tsukamurella pulmonis contains the following coding sequences:
- a CDS encoding energy-coupling factor transporter transmembrane component T family protein, which yields MLGRYVPRDSPLHRLPAAVKLVAMLALVTFLAIFPRPVPLAVAALAVAALFPVARLGPVYLWRALRPALVFAAVLTAFYLLSQGISDGARAAVGPVGQLVVGVLAGNLLVFTTRATDLAVLAGRVLGWRVELLVALTIRSIPTVIAVVRQTREAAWARGQRASLIRVLPTVLIRLIRDADLLGEALAARGI from the coding sequence ATGCTGGGCCGCTACGTCCCCCGCGATTCTCCGCTGCACCGGCTGCCGGCCGCGGTGAAGCTGGTGGCGATGCTGGCGCTGGTCACCTTCCTCGCGATCTTCCCGCGCCCGGTGCCGCTGGCCGTCGCGGCGCTGGCGGTCGCGGCGCTGTTCCCGGTGGCGCGGCTCGGCCCCGTGTACCTGTGGCGGGCGTTGCGTCCGGCGCTGGTCTTCGCCGCGGTGCTCACGGCGTTCTACCTACTGAGCCAAGGGATCTCCGACGGTGCGCGCGCCGCCGTCGGGCCCGTCGGCCAGTTGGTGGTCGGTGTGCTCGCCGGCAACCTGCTCGTCTTCACCACCCGCGCAACCGATCTCGCCGTGCTGGCCGGGCGAGTGCTCGGCTGGCGAGTGGAATTGCTGGTGGCGCTGACGATCCGCTCCATCCCCACGGTGATCGCCGTCGTCCGGCAGACCCGCGAGGCGGCCTGGGCGCGCGGGCAGCGCGCCTCGCTGATCCGCGTGCTCCCGACGGTGCTCATCCGTCTGATCCGCGACGCCGACCTGCTCGGCGAGGCCCTCGCCGCCCGCGGCATCTAG
- a CDS encoding TIGR03767 family metallophosphoesterase, with protein MTTRRGFLRAGAVAALATATAAATARIAHALPGASIAARITGTTMERVSVPGQARTGGYRPLVDGAGWPVYVRQELATAGGTREAMRTPLASFVQLTDMHIVDAQSPARFEFVHPFQAPAFRPQETLTTQGAVSLVERINAIASGPFTGRAFDCVITTGDNTDNRETAELGWFQTVLSGGTVVPNTGAPDRFEGLQAHGAALYWQPESPYWDMYKDKGFQQIPGFLRAAIGAHTSPGLRMPWYAVVGNHDDSLLGTLPNGIADWLYLSPVKFDIPHTDPAALAIARALTTDPSQLGPMLTQLKLSGPVIPVTVDPKRAPFSPREFVRRHFDPAVTGPGPVGHGFSSPDGPTWYSFQLAPGVVGIALDTTNNLGIAEGTIGEKQLAWLIAQLKAHADQLVIVFSHHTSKSMTAKLPDPEEPGEKQYDGGVVVTTLTEHPNVIAWVNGHTHKNEMIAHAGPTPKQSFWEINTASHVDFPQLARIIEVADNRDGTISLFTPLIEAASPATANPSDLSARGLASLYRELAYNDIHRDDTLLGAEADRNCELLLPHPLR; from the coding sequence ATGACCACACGCCGGGGATTCCTGCGCGCGGGCGCCGTCGCCGCGCTCGCCACCGCCACTGCGGCCGCCACCGCCCGCATCGCCCACGCCCTCCCGGGGGCGAGCATCGCCGCCCGCATCACGGGCACCACGATGGAGCGGGTCAGCGTGCCCGGACAGGCGCGCACGGGCGGCTACCGCCCCCTGGTCGACGGTGCCGGCTGGCCGGTGTACGTGCGCCAGGAACTCGCGACCGCGGGCGGCACCCGCGAGGCGATGCGCACGCCCCTCGCCTCGTTCGTCCAGCTCACCGACATGCACATCGTCGATGCGCAGAGCCCCGCGCGGTTCGAGTTCGTCCACCCGTTCCAGGCGCCGGCCTTCCGCCCGCAGGAGACACTGACCACGCAGGGTGCCGTGTCCCTCGTCGAGCGGATCAACGCGATCGCGAGCGGCCCGTTCACCGGCCGTGCCTTCGACTGCGTGATCACCACGGGCGACAACACCGACAACCGCGAGACCGCCGAGCTGGGCTGGTTCCAGACGGTGCTCTCCGGCGGCACCGTCGTACCCAACACGGGCGCACCCGATCGCTTCGAGGGCCTGCAGGCGCACGGCGCGGCACTGTACTGGCAGCCGGAGTCGCCGTACTGGGACATGTACAAGGACAAGGGGTTCCAGCAGATTCCCGGCTTCCTGCGCGCGGCCATCGGGGCGCACACCAGCCCCGGGCTGCGGATGCCCTGGTACGCCGTGGTCGGCAACCACGACGACAGCCTGCTCGGCACCCTTCCCAACGGCATCGCCGACTGGCTCTACCTCTCACCGGTCAAGTTCGACATCCCCCACACCGACCCCGCGGCACTCGCCATCGCCCGCGCGCTCACCACGGACCCGTCGCAGCTCGGGCCGATGCTGACTCAGCTCAAGCTCTCCGGGCCGGTCATCCCGGTCACCGTCGATCCGAAGCGCGCCCCGTTCAGCCCGCGCGAGTTCGTGCGCCGGCACTTCGATCCGGCCGTCACCGGCCCCGGCCCCGTCGGTCACGGCTTCTCCAGCCCGGACGGCCCCACCTGGTACTCCTTCCAGCTCGCGCCGGGCGTGGTCGGCATCGCCCTCGACACCACCAACAACCTGGGCATCGCCGAGGGCACCATCGGCGAGAAGCAGCTCGCCTGGCTGATCGCGCAGTTGAAGGCCCACGCGGACCAGCTGGTGATCGTGTTCAGCCACCACACGTCGAAGTCGATGACCGCCAAGCTGCCCGACCCCGAGGAGCCCGGCGAGAAGCAGTACGACGGCGGCGTGGTGGTCACGACGCTCACCGAGCACCCGAACGTGATCGCCTGGGTCAACGGGCACACCCACAAGAACGAGATGATCGCGCACGCGGGCCCGACGCCGAAGCAGAGCTTCTGGGAGATCAACACCGCGAGCCACGTCGACTTCCCGCAGTTGGCACGCATCATCGAGGTGGCCGACAACCGGGACGGCACGATCAGCCTGTTCACGCCGCTCATCGAGGCGGCGAGTCCCGCGACGGCCAACCCGTCGGACCTCAGCGCGCGGGGGCTGGCGAGCCTCTACCGCGAACTCGCCTACAACGACATCCACCGCGACGACACGCTTCTCGGCGCCGAGGCCGACCGGAACTGCGAGCTGTTGCTCCCCCACCCGCTGCGCTGA
- a CDS encoding ABC transporter substrate-binding protein, whose translation MNRSFARRLAPAVVLLAALVGVSSCSNSTDDAKNAGNTEVATGGERFGTADAETAKLGTDAAPGVFPRTVKHARGATEIPKKPERIVVLDSGELDSVITLGIKPVGMVVTDGASPIPTYLADKVQGVETIGKNTTLNLEAIAKLKPDLILGSQLRVDKQYDQLSAIAPTVFSIRPGFPWKENFRLIGAAVGEEQKAKDALNAYADNAKALSAKFTGAKPTISLVRFMPGKLRLYGNKSLIGVILQDAGLPRAGNQGVDELATEISLENISQADGDYIFYSSYGKPENTGETAALANPGWQQLSGVQKGKAFRVDDDVWYLGLGPTGANLIVQQLGEYLAK comes from the coding sequence ATGAATCGATCCTTCGCCCGCCGGCTCGCGCCCGCGGTCGTGCTGCTCGCCGCACTCGTCGGCGTCAGCTCCTGCTCGAACTCGACCGACGACGCCAAGAACGCGGGCAACACCGAGGTCGCCACCGGCGGCGAGCGCTTCGGCACCGCGGACGCGGAGACCGCCAAGCTCGGCACCGACGCGGCGCCCGGCGTCTTCCCGCGCACCGTCAAGCACGCCCGCGGCGCCACGGAGATCCCCAAGAAGCCCGAGCGCATCGTCGTGCTCGACAGCGGCGAGCTGGACTCCGTGATCACGCTGGGCATCAAGCCCGTCGGCATGGTGGTCACCGACGGCGCCAGCCCGATCCCGACCTACCTCGCGGACAAGGTGCAGGGCGTCGAGACCATCGGCAAGAACACCACCCTCAACCTCGAGGCCATCGCCAAGCTCAAGCCCGACCTGATCCTGGGCAGCCAGCTGCGCGTGGACAAGCAGTACGACCAGCTCTCGGCCATCGCGCCGACGGTCTTCTCCATCCGCCCGGGCTTCCCGTGGAAGGAGAACTTCCGGCTGATCGGCGCGGCCGTCGGCGAGGAGCAGAAGGCGAAGGACGCGCTGAACGCGTACGCGGACAACGCCAAGGCGCTCAGCGCGAAGTTCACCGGCGCCAAGCCGACCATCTCGCTGGTCCGCTTCATGCCGGGCAAACTGCGCCTGTACGGCAACAAGTCGCTGATCGGCGTCATCCTGCAGGACGCGGGCCTGCCGCGCGCCGGCAACCAGGGCGTCGACGAGTTGGCCACCGAGATCTCGCTGGAGAACATCTCCCAGGCCGACGGCGACTACATCTTCTACTCCAGCTACGGCAAGCCCGAGAACACGGGTGAGACCGCGGCGCTGGCGAATCCGGGCTGGCAGCAGTTGAGCGGGGTGCAGAAGGGCAAGGCGTTCCGCGTGGACGACGACGTCTGGTACCTCGGCCTCGGCCCGACCGGCGCCAATCTGATCGTCCAGCAGCTGGGCGAGTACCTGGCGAAGTAG
- a CDS encoding SDR family NAD(P)-dependent oxidoreductase → MQRRSLLPEPLDAALSGKGRTLRGLRIVVTGASSGIGREAALQLAERGAHVIAVARRESELEELCALTGGEYRVCDLTDTDAIDGLITGLGEVDVLVNNAGHSIRRTIADSTERFHDYQRTMNLNYFAAVQLSLGVLPGMIERGRGQIVNVCTWGLLANTFPKFSAYAASKNALAIFGRSLNAERPHPGVRATNIYYPLVRTEMIAPTAEYSGASALEPDEAGRWIVRAITHQPVEVSPAALRALLPVVDLLSPSASDRTISSLT, encoded by the coding sequence ATGCAGCGCCGCAGCCTGCTACCCGAACCGCTCGACGCCGCGCTCTCCGGGAAGGGCCGCACGCTGCGCGGCCTGCGGATCGTGGTGACCGGGGCGTCGTCGGGCATCGGGCGCGAGGCGGCGCTCCAACTGGCCGAGCGCGGCGCCCACGTCATCGCCGTGGCGCGGCGCGAGAGCGAGCTCGAGGAGCTGTGCGCGCTCACCGGCGGCGAGTACCGGGTGTGCGACCTGACCGACACCGACGCGATCGACGGGCTGATCACCGGCCTGGGCGAGGTCGACGTGCTGGTCAACAACGCGGGGCACTCGATCCGCCGGACGATCGCCGACTCCACCGAGAGGTTCCACGACTACCAGCGCACGATGAACCTCAACTACTTCGCGGCCGTGCAGCTCTCGCTCGGCGTGCTGCCGGGGATGATCGAGCGCGGTCGCGGACAGATCGTGAACGTGTGCACGTGGGGCCTGCTCGCCAACACCTTCCCGAAGTTCTCGGCGTACGCCGCGTCGAAGAACGCGCTCGCGATCTTCGGGCGCAGCCTCAACGCGGAGCGGCCGCACCCGGGCGTCCGTGCGACCAACATCTACTACCCGCTGGTGCGCACCGAGATGATCGCGCCCACCGCGGAGTACTCGGGCGCCTCCGCGCTCGAGCCGGACGAGGCCGGCCGGTGGATCGTCCGCGCGATCACGCACCAGCCGGTCGAGGTCTCCCCCGCCGCCCTGCGCGCCCTGCTGCCGGTGGTGGACCTGCTCTCCCCGTCGGCGTCGGACCGGACCATCTCGTCGCTGACCTGA
- a CDS encoding arabinofuranosyltransferase: MTDTRTEPGTVAPTAPPRARDLVLDLAAAAILAAAVGVIGWFAISSVDWPAYSSSNVTRAFATVFQVIAIAVLAGCAVLLSRPVRAWQARTARLLSFATVAGFVTVTLGLPLGGTKLYLGGISVDQQFRTEYLTRFTSSPRLADMTYIDMPPLYSPGWFWLGGRFAKVFGMEGWEAFQPWSIISLAVAAAVALALWLAVTTPARALAATLATTIAMLLYGSAEPYGAAVAVVLPPVLIIAWSAILHGRRGALVLTGVYLGVAVWFYTLYLGVAAFTVVLMGLVALAATWFRERRFEWRYPARVAVMGVIAIVIGIPAYGPFLLRVARDGTDSKGSAFHYLPEQGSVLSLPMLHFSLLGALGLIGIVWILVKARTTASAQALGLAVAGSYLWALLSMAASPVGTTLLGFRTEPVLHVLLAAAGALGAVTMVGALGEGYPRYRDAGVVLGAVAAIGVAQTIPAQLAGEIAVAYSDTDGHGERGDRRPAGAESSYKDVDAAILAATGKPRTDTVVLTADYGFLAVYPYWGFQNLTSNYANPLAHFTARSAAIESWSELETPDELIKALDETPWRAPDAFVFRRSSDGLSLRLAEDVYPNDPNVRRYTVVFPEKLFEDPRFTVTETGPFVVIVRK, encoded by the coding sequence GTGACTGATACGCGCACCGAGCCCGGCACCGTCGCCCCGACAGCACCACCGCGGGCCCGGGACCTGGTCCTCGACCTCGCCGCCGCCGCGATCCTCGCGGCGGCGGTCGGCGTCATCGGGTGGTTCGCCATCAGCTCGGTCGACTGGCCCGCGTACAGCAGCTCCAACGTCACCCGCGCCTTCGCCACCGTCTTCCAGGTGATCGCGATCGCGGTGCTCGCCGGCTGCGCCGTACTACTGAGCCGGCCCGTTCGCGCGTGGCAGGCGCGCACCGCCCGCCTGCTCTCGTTCGCGACGGTGGCGGGATTCGTCACCGTCACCCTCGGGCTGCCGCTCGGCGGCACCAAGCTCTACCTGGGCGGGATCTCCGTCGATCAGCAGTTCCGCACCGAGTACCTGACCCGGTTCACCTCGTCGCCGCGGCTGGCGGACATGACCTACATCGACATGCCGCCGCTGTACTCCCCCGGCTGGTTCTGGCTGGGCGGCCGGTTCGCGAAGGTCTTCGGCATGGAGGGCTGGGAGGCCTTCCAGCCGTGGTCGATCATCTCGCTGGCCGTCGCGGCCGCCGTCGCCCTGGCCCTGTGGCTGGCCGTCACGACGCCCGCGCGGGCCCTCGCCGCGACGCTGGCCACCACGATCGCGATGCTGCTCTACGGCTCGGCCGAGCCGTACGGCGCCGCGGTCGCCGTCGTGCTGCCGCCGGTGCTCATCATCGCCTGGTCCGCCATCCTGCACGGCCGCCGCGGCGCCCTCGTCCTGACGGGCGTGTACCTCGGCGTCGCGGTGTGGTTCTACACCCTCTACCTCGGCGTCGCGGCGTTCACCGTGGTGCTCATGGGCCTCGTCGCCCTGGCCGCCACGTGGTTCCGCGAGCGCCGCTTCGAGTGGCGCTACCCGGCGCGGGTCGCGGTGATGGGCGTGATCGCCATCGTGATCGGCATCCCCGCCTACGGCCCCTTCCTGCTGCGCGTGGCCCGCGACGGCACCGACTCCAAGGGCTCCGCCTTCCACTACCTGCCCGAGCAGGGGTCGGTCCTGTCCCTGCCGATGCTGCACTTCTCGCTGCTCGGTGCACTCGGCCTGATCGGCATCGTCTGGATCCTGGTCAAGGCGCGCACCACCGCGTCCGCGCAGGCGCTCGGCCTGGCCGTGGCCGGCTCGTACCTGTGGGCGCTGCTGTCGATGGCGGCCTCCCCGGTCGGCACGACACTGCTCGGCTTCCGCACCGAGCCGGTGCTGCACGTCCTGCTCGCCGCCGCCGGCGCGCTGGGCGCCGTCACCATGGTGGGCGCGCTCGGCGAGGGTTACCCGCGCTACCGCGACGCGGGCGTCGTCCTCGGTGCCGTCGCGGCGATCGGTGTGGCGCAGACGATCCCGGCGCAGCTGGCCGGGGAGATCGCCGTCGCGTACTCCGACACCGACGGCCACGGCGAGCGCGGCGACCGCCGGCCCGCGGGCGCGGAATCGTCGTACAAGGACGTCGACGCCGCGATCCTGGCCGCGACGGGCAAGCCGCGCACCGACACCGTCGTGCTCACGGCGGACTACGGCTTCCTCGCCGTCTACCCGTACTGGGGCTTCCAGAACCTCACGTCGAACTACGCGAACCCCCTGGCGCACTTCACCGCCCGGTCCGCGGCGATCGAGTCCTGGTCGGAGCTCGAGACGCCCGACGAGTTGATCAAGGCCCTCGACGAGACCCCGTGGCGCGCCCCGGACGCCTTCGTCTTCCGGCGTTCGTCCGACGGGCTCTCACTGCGCCTGGCCGAGGACGTGTACCCGAACGACCCGAACGTGCGCCGGTACACCGTCGTCTTCCCCGAGAAGCTCTTCGAGGACCCGCGATTCACCGTCACCGAGACCGGTCCGTTCGTCGTGATCGTGCGGAAGTAG
- a CDS encoding decaprenylphospho-beta-D-erythro-pentofuranosid-2-ulose 2-reductase: MINAVGVPQSILLLGGTSEIGLSIVEEYLAKGTQRVVLAALPNDPLREQAVAQVKAGGAASVEVIDFDATDFDGHEKTIDAAFAGGDIDVAIVAFALDFDAEELWQNQRKAVLLAQVNYTGAVSVGVLLGQKIKEQGHGQIIAMSSVAGLRPRRSNFVYGSSKAGFDGFYLNLGQALEPFGGSVLVVRPGMVRTKFSAHVKEAPLTIDKDVIGKLAVDAAIKGKSLVYAPAPWGFVSFGLKNIPQPIFKKLPI; this comes from the coding sequence ATGATCAACGCCGTCGGCGTCCCCCAGTCCATCCTGCTGCTCGGCGGCACGTCCGAGATCGGCCTGTCGATCGTCGAGGAGTACCTCGCCAAGGGCACGCAGCGCGTCGTACTCGCCGCGCTGCCCAACGATCCGCTGCGCGAGCAGGCCGTCGCCCAGGTCAAGGCGGGCGGCGCCGCCTCGGTCGAGGTCATCGACTTCGACGCGACCGACTTCGACGGCCACGAGAAGACCATCGACGCCGCCTTCGCCGGTGGCGACATCGACGTCGCCATCGTGGCCTTCGCCCTCGACTTCGACGCCGAGGAGCTGTGGCAGAACCAGCGCAAGGCCGTGCTCCTCGCGCAGGTGAACTACACCGGCGCCGTGTCCGTCGGCGTGCTCCTGGGCCAGAAGATCAAGGAGCAGGGCCACGGCCAGATCATCGCGATGAGCTCCGTCGCCGGCCTGCGCCCGCGCCGCAGCAACTTCGTCTACGGCTCCTCCAAGGCCGGCTTCGACGGCTTCTACCTCAACCTCGGCCAGGCGCTCGAGCCCTTCGGCGGCTCCGTCCTCGTGGTCCGGCCGGGCATGGTGCGCACCAAGTTCTCCGCGCACGTCAAGGAGGCGCCGCTGACGATCGACAAGGACGTCATCGGCAAGCTCGCCGTCGACGCCGCGATCAAGGGCAAGTCGCTCGTCTACGCGCCCGCGCCGTGGGGCTTCGTCAGCTTCGGCCTCAAGAACATCCCCCAGCCGATCTTCAAGAAGCTCCCGATCTAG
- a CDS encoding FAD-binding oxidoreductase: MSETTLPYLPISTRKLVGWSRTTPIEGHVLSTPDVDQIAKAVALVADAEADKPAYLRRGVIARGLGRSYNESAQNTGGLTIDMTPLSAIHDIDAESAVVDVDAGVDLDTLMQAALPYGLWVPVLPGTRQVTIGGAIAHDIHGKNHHSQGSFGNHILEMTLLTADGRVLTLTPKGSSDDPDGELFWATVAGVGMTGIILRAKIQMKRTESAYFIADTERTGSLQETIDLHLQDGFEDGYEYASGWFDAISAPPKLGRGTFSRGNLATLDELPEKYRKDPLSFNNKPLISFPNIFPNGLANKFDFSLVGEAYWRAGPPSQGKVKNLAGFYHMLDVFGGWNNAYGRTGGFCQYQFIVPTGNEPEFIKLIEDIQASGNVSFLNVIKLFGDGNQAPLSFPFKGWNVCLDFPVKRGLAEFLNELDVRIMAMGGRLYTAKDSRTTAERFHAMYPQIDEWIATRRKIDPTGVFISDLGRRLELA, translated from the coding sequence ATGTCCGAGACAACTCTTCCCTATCTGCCCATCTCGACGCGCAAGCTGGTGGGCTGGTCGCGCACCACGCCGATCGAGGGCCACGTGCTGTCCACGCCCGACGTGGACCAGATCGCCAAGGCCGTCGCCCTCGTGGCCGACGCCGAGGCCGACAAGCCCGCCTACCTGCGACGCGGCGTGATCGCGCGCGGGCTGGGCCGCTCGTACAACGAGTCGGCGCAGAACACCGGCGGCCTCACCATCGACATGACGCCGCTGAGCGCCATCCACGACATCGACGCGGAGAGCGCCGTCGTGGACGTGGACGCCGGCGTCGACCTCGACACCCTGATGCAGGCGGCGCTGCCGTACGGCCTCTGGGTGCCCGTGCTGCCCGGCACGCGCCAGGTGACGATCGGCGGTGCCATCGCCCACGACATCCACGGCAAGAACCACCACAGCCAGGGCTCGTTCGGCAATCACATCCTCGAGATGACGCTGCTCACGGCCGACGGCAGGGTGCTCACGCTGACCCCGAAGGGCTCGTCCGACGATCCCGACGGCGAGCTGTTCTGGGCCACCGTCGCGGGCGTCGGCATGACCGGCATCATCCTGCGCGCGAAGATCCAGATGAAGCGCACCGAGAGCGCCTACTTCATCGCCGACACCGAGCGCACCGGCTCGCTGCAGGAGACGATCGACCTGCACCTGCAGGACGGCTTCGAGGACGGCTACGAGTACGCCTCGGGCTGGTTCGACGCGATCAGCGCGCCGCCGAAGCTCGGCCGCGGCACCTTCTCCCGCGGCAACCTGGCCACGCTCGACGAGCTGCCGGAGAAGTACCGCAAGGATCCGCTGAGCTTCAACAACAAGCCGCTGATCAGCTTTCCCAACATCTTCCCCAACGGGCTGGCGAACAAGTTCGACTTCTCGCTGGTGGGCGAGGCCTACTGGCGCGCCGGACCGCCCAGCCAGGGCAAGGTGAAGAACCTCGCGGGCTTCTACCACATGCTCGACGTCTTCGGCGGCTGGAACAACGCGTACGGCCGCACCGGCGGCTTCTGCCAGTACCAGTTCATCGTGCCCACCGGCAACGAGCCCGAGTTCATCAAGCTGATCGAGGACATCCAGGCCTCCGGCAACGTGAGCTTCCTCAACGTGATCAAGCTGTTCGGCGACGGGAACCAGGCTCCGCTGAGCTTCCCGTTCAAGGGCTGGAACGTCTGCCTCGACTTCCCCGTCAAGCGGGGACTCGCCGAGTTCCTCAACGAGCTCGACGTGCGCATCATGGCCATGGGCGGCCGCCTGTACACGGCGAAGGACTCGCGCACCACCGCGGAGCGCTTCCACGCCATGTACCCGCAGATCGACGAGTGGATCGCCACCCGCCGGAAGATCGACCCCACGGGCGTCTTCATCTCCGATCTCGGCCGCCGCCTCGAACTCGCCTAA
- a CDS encoding TetR/AcrR family transcriptional regulator: protein MEGTPAAEVAATDEDLTAKARIRNAALELFAAQGTSAVSLRAVAARAGVTVGLVQHHFTTKDGLRSAVEEQIVEFHARAIAGVPDEGPPAEVAAARDAAVRAMLARRPAVVDYLRRSFLEPSGSQLLIRLTELGRSEVVRLRAAHLASTDRSESDQVIGLMVRQLGTLFLQPLVDAMWEHLRTPEAPSQAKPVLSVSTEPGPPDRPGV from the coding sequence GTGGAGGGCACACCCGCGGCCGAGGTCGCCGCGACCGACGAGGATCTGACCGCCAAGGCGCGGATCCGCAACGCCGCGCTGGAACTGTTCGCCGCCCAGGGCACGAGCGCGGTCTCGCTGCGCGCCGTCGCGGCGCGGGCCGGGGTCACCGTCGGACTGGTGCAGCACCACTTCACGACGAAGGACGGGCTGCGCAGCGCCGTCGAGGAGCAGATCGTCGAGTTCCACGCCCGGGCGATCGCCGGGGTGCCCGACGAGGGGCCGCCCGCCGAGGTGGCGGCGGCCCGCGACGCCGCGGTGCGGGCGATGCTCGCCCGCCGCCCTGCGGTCGTGGACTACCTGCGCCGCTCGTTCCTCGAGCCGAGCGGATCGCAGCTGCTCATCCGCCTCACCGAGCTGGGCCGCAGCGAGGTCGTGCGCCTGCGCGCCGCCCATCTGGCCTCCACCGACCGCAGCGAATCGGACCAGGTGATCGGCCTGATGGTGCGGCAGCTGGGCACCCTGTTCCTGCAACCGTTGGTGGACGCGATGTGGGAGCACCTGCGCACGCCGGAGGCACCGTCGCAGGCGAAACCGGTGCTGTCGGTGAGCACCGAGCCCGGGCCCCCGGACCGCCCGGGGGTGTGA
- a CDS encoding acyl-CoA dehydrogenase family protein, which yields MTALFPDYRPAWETPEHTELRRHAAEFFRREATPNQERWAEQHQVDREFWNKAGAAGLLCTELPESLGGAGGDFGHDTVVLEELVLSGDGAFGYGVHSTICAHYIAECGTEEQKARWLPQAASGEAVLAIAMTEPGTGSDLQAVRTTAVREGDEYVINGSKTFISNGSHCDLLIIVAKTDPAQGAKGISLIVAETAGLAGFERGRVLKKIGQHGQDTRELAFTDMRVPVDNLLGGVEGQGFVQLMRQLPRERLSIAIGGVDAAEKAVLEAIAYTKERKAFGRPIADFQNTKFVLADAKTEVFAGRTLIDHCIGRAIDGTLDAATASMAKLWATDMQCRVVDSVLQLFGGYGYMMEYPIAQLYAGARVQKIYGGTNEIMKELIARSL from the coding sequence ATGACCGCACTGTTCCCCGACTACCGCCCCGCTTGGGAGACCCCGGAGCACACGGAGCTGCGCCGGCACGCCGCAGAGTTCTTCCGCCGCGAAGCCACCCCGAACCAGGAGCGGTGGGCCGAGCAGCACCAGGTGGACCGCGAGTTCTGGAACAAGGCGGGCGCCGCGGGGCTGTTGTGCACCGAGCTGCCCGAGTCCCTCGGCGGTGCCGGCGGCGACTTCGGGCACGACACCGTCGTTCTGGAGGAGCTCGTCCTCTCCGGCGACGGTGCCTTCGGCTACGGCGTGCACTCGACGATCTGCGCGCACTACATCGCCGAATGCGGAACCGAGGAGCAGAAGGCGCGCTGGCTGCCGCAGGCCGCGTCCGGCGAGGCGGTCCTCGCGATCGCGATGACCGAGCCCGGCACGGGCTCGGACCTGCAGGCGGTGCGCACCACCGCCGTCCGCGAGGGCGACGAGTACGTGATCAACGGCAGCAAGACCTTCATCTCCAACGGCAGCCACTGCGATCTGCTCATCATCGTCGCCAAGACCGATCCGGCCCAGGGAGCGAAGGGCATCTCGCTCATCGTCGCGGAGACCGCGGGCCTCGCGGGATTCGAGCGCGGGCGCGTGCTCAAGAAGATCGGGCAGCACGGCCAGGACACGCGCGAGCTCGCGTTCACGGACATGCGCGTGCCAGTGGACAACCTGCTGGGCGGGGTCGAGGGCCAGGGCTTCGTCCAGTTGATGCGGCAGCTGCCCCGCGAGCGCCTGAGCATCGCCATCGGCGGCGTCGACGCGGCCGAGAAGGCCGTGCTCGAGGCCATCGCGTACACCAAGGAGCGCAAGGCCTTCGGCCGGCCGATCGCGGACTTCCAGAACACGAAGTTCGTGCTCGCCGACGCCAAGACCGAGGTCTTCGCGGGCCGCACCCTCATCGATCACTGCATCGGCCGGGCGATCGACGGGACGCTGGACGCCGCCACCGCGTCGATGGCCAAGCTCTGGGCCACGGACATGCAGTGCCGCGTCGTCGACAGCGTGCTGCAGCTCTTCGGCGGCTACGGCTACATGATGGAGTACCCGATCGCCCAGCTCTACGCGGGCGCGCGGGTGCAGAAGATCTACGGCGGCACCAACGAGATCATGAAAGAGCTGATCGCCCGGAGTCTCTGA
- a CDS encoding sigma factor-like helix-turn-helix DNA-binding protein — protein sequence MGHGMHAVDARMRAVLPSELYRVLRLRLIERRTVEDTARLLRITPQAVRVRQHRALERIRGAHEVFALRDSGRSALS from the coding sequence GTGGGGCATGGGATGCATGCGGTCGATGCGCGGATGCGGGCGGTACTTCCGTCCGAGCTGTACCGCGTTCTGCGCCTGCGCCTGATCGAGCGGCGGACCGTCGAGGACACGGCGCGCCTGCTGCGGATCACGCCCCAGGCGGTGCGGGTGCGGCAGCACCGCGCGCTGGAACGGATCCGCGGCGCGCACGAGGTCTTCGCGCTCAGAGACTCCGGGCGATCAGCTCTTTCATGA